One region of Manis pentadactyla isolate mManPen7 chromosome 9, mManPen7.hap1, whole genome shotgun sequence genomic DNA includes:
- the LOC118909722 gene encoding olfactory receptor 5AN1-like, with protein MIRTGNITEITYFILLGFSDFPRMKAVFFVVFLVIYVTTLTWNLSLIILIRMDSHLHIPMYFFLSNLSFIDICYVTSTAPKMLSDFFLEQHSITVVGCAVQYFFFATMGLSESCVMTAMAYDRYAAICNPLLYSSVMSPTLCVGMVLGSYMASISGSVSQLCAIIQLHFCGPNVIHHFFCDMPQLLVLSCTDTFSAKLILAIVTMIFAIISVLVILISYVYIVISIMKITTAKGRSKAFNTCASHLTAVSFFYISSSFVYLSSSSGGSSKFDRFASVFYTVVTPMLNPLIYSLRNKEIKDALKRLQKKGGYY; from the coding sequence ATGATTAGGACAGGAAATATTACAGAGATCACCTACTTCATCCTCTTGGGGTTCTCAGATTTTCCCAGAATGAAAGCAGTGTTCTTTGTTGTGTTCCTGGTGATCTATGTTACAACTCTGACTTGGAACCTGAGCCTCATCATCTTAATAAGGATGGATTCCCACCTCCATatacccatgtacttcttcctcagtaaCCTGTCTTTCATAGACATCTGCTATGTGACCTCCACAGCCCCCAAGATGCTCTCTGACTTCTTCCTGGAACAGCATAGTATCACTGTAGTGGGTTGTGCTGTTCAGTACTTCTTCTTTGCAACCATGGGACTGAGTGAGTCTTGTGTCATGACAGCCATGGCTTATGACCGCTATGCTGCCATTTGTAATCCACTTCTCTATTCATCAGTCATGTCACCCACCCTCTGTGTTGGGATGGTGCTGGGATCTTATATGGCTTCAATCTCTGGTTCTGTATCCCAACTGTGTGCCATTATTCAACTCCACTTCTGTGGGCCTAATGTCATCcaccacttcttctgtgacatGCCCCAACTGTTAGTCTTGTCCTGCACTGACACTTTTTCTGCCAAACTCATACTTGCTATAGTAACAATGATCTTTGCAATAATAAGTGTCCTTGTTATCCTGATATCCTACGTCTATATTGTCATCTCCATTATGAAGATCACTACAGCTAAAGGGAGATCCAAGGCTTTCAACACCTGTGCTTCTCACCTGACAGCAGTTTCCTTCTTCTATATCTCAAGTAGCTTTGTCTATTTGAGTTCCAGCTCTGGTGGGTCTTCCAAGTTTGACAGATTTGCATCGGTCTTCTACACAGTGGTGACTCCCATGTTGAATCCCTTGATTTACAGTCTGAGGAACAAGGAAATCAAAGATGCCTTGAAGAGGTTGCAGAAGAAAGGAGGTTATTACTGA